A DNA window from Jaculus jaculus isolate mJacJac1 chromosome 1, mJacJac1.mat.Y.cur, whole genome shotgun sequence contains the following coding sequences:
- the LOC123455779 gene encoding small integral membrane protein 7-like, with the protein MIGDILQFGTLLMNAGALLNFKLKKKDTQGFGEESREPSTGDNIREFLLSLRYFRIFIALWNVFMMFCMIVLFGS; encoded by the coding sequence ATGATCGGGGACATCCTGCAGTTCGGGACGCTCCTGATGAACGCCGGGGCTTTGCTCAACTttaaactgaaaaagaaagacaCGCAGGGCTTTGGGGAGGAGTCAAGGGAACCCAGCACAGGTGACAATATCCGGGAGTTCTTACTGAGCCTCAGGTACTTCCGCATTTTCATCGCCTTGTGGAACGTCTTCATGATGTTCTGCATGATCGTGCTGTTTGGCTCTTGA